In Flavivirga abyssicola, the following are encoded in one genomic region:
- a CDS encoding DUF3570 domain-containing protein produces MRKGFIIVTFLFSVFGFSQAKSKDSIDTYKKRVLESTELDFLVSYYTQDGNHASVTGGIGDEYLTDITPTIVVAIPMNADDVLTVDAGISAYTSASSSNLDPFDASGASAGGHDDDDDEGNGGNNTVNSMGSPWVASSGASAQDIWGGVNVSYSHSSDDRNSIWSVNAAFATEYDYISTGFGGGYTKLFNEKNTELSIKGQVYLDAWQPRYPTEIDSYIEAGESLNNGFFNGVDILDQNGSIINKNGANVWSPFNTALITNKARNSYTLSLGFSQILSKHAQFSIFLDVVQQNGWLANPMQRVYFADRANYYVGNASSIPNYTSRRNKDVFHLADDIERLPDSRFKIPIGARFNYYINEVVSLRTYYRYYFDDWGVNSHTLSLELPIKLSQGKFTLYPTYRFYNQTAADYFAPYETHLSTSEFYTSDYDLSKFNSNQYGLGLRYTDIFTKFKIFNLGLKSFDIKYSIYNRSDGLKAGIISTGFKFILD; encoded by the coding sequence ATGAGAAAGGGATTTATTATAGTTACATTTTTGTTTTCCGTTTTTGGGTTTTCACAAGCAAAGTCTAAAGATTCCATTGATACCTATAAAAAGCGTGTCCTGGAATCGACAGAATTAGATTTTCTTGTAAGTTATTATACCCAGGATGGAAACCATGCTTCGGTTACCGGAGGTATTGGAGATGAGTATCTTACTGACATTACGCCAACTATTGTTGTAGCCATTCCTATGAATGCCGATGATGTGTTAACAGTAGATGCGGGGATATCTGCCTATACCTCGGCTTCCTCTAGTAATTTAGACCCTTTTGATGCTTCAGGAGCTTCTGCTGGAGGTCATGATGATGACGATGATGAGGGTAATGGAGGTAATAATACAGTTAACTCGATGGGTAGTCCATGGGTAGCATCCTCTGGAGCTTCTGCACAAGATATATGGGGTGGTGTTAATGTGAGTTATAGTCATAGCTCTGATGATAGGAATTCTATCTGGAGTGTTAATGCTGCATTCGCTACAGAATACGATTATATCTCTACAGGTTTTGGTGGAGGTTATACAAAATTGTTCAATGAAAAAAACACAGAACTAAGTATCAAAGGACAAGTATACCTGGATGCATGGCAGCCCAGATATCCAACCGAAATAGACTCCTATATTGAAGCAGGTGAAAGTTTAAATAACGGCTTTTTTAATGGTGTAGATATTTTAGATCAAAATGGAAGTATTATTAACAAGAACGGAGCCAATGTATGGTCTCCATTTAATACAGCGTTAATCACCAATAAAGCTCGTAATTCTTATACCTTATCGTTAGGATTCTCACAGATACTCAGTAAGCATGCTCAATTTTCCATATTTTTAGATGTAGTACAACAAAATGGCTGGCTCGCAAACCCTATGCAGCGTGTTTACTTTGCAGATAGAGCTAATTATTATGTAGGTAATGCTTCAAGTATTCCTAATTATACGTCTCGAAGGAATAAGGATGTTTTTCATCTGGCTGATGATATAGAACGATTGCCAGATTCTCGTTTTAAGATACCGATTGGTGCACGATTTAATTATTACATAAACGAAGTGGTTTCCCTTAGAACCTATTACCGTTATTATTTTGATGATTGGGGTGTTAATTCACATACTTTAAGTCTGGAATTACCTATAAAGCTATCTCAGGGTAAGTTTACATTGTACCCAACGTATCGTTTTTATAATCAAACAGCGGCTGATTATTTTGCGCCTTACGAAACACACCTGTCTACATCAGAATTTTATACCTCAGACTACGATTTATCCAAATTTAATAGCAATCAATATGGCTTAGGATTAAGATATACCGACATATTTACAAAGTTTAAAATTTTTAATCTTGGTCTTAAGTCATTTGATATAAAGTATAGTATCTACAACAGAAGCGATGGATTAAAGGCAGGCATCATTTCAACTGGATTTAAATTTATACTCGATTAA
- a CDS encoding DUF4266 domain-containing protein — protein MSRGLLIVLALMSLSSCVAVKEYEKVNINDPDMKLSSLTIHRFETNFQVYREAASGANGGKTGGGCGCN, from the coding sequence ATGAGCAGAGGTCTTCTTATCGTATTGGCTTTAATGAGCTTGTCTTCTTGCGTAGCAGTCAAGGAGTATGAAAAAGTTAATATCAATGATCCGGACATGAAGTTGTCGTCATTAACAATACATCGTTTCGAAACTAACTTTCAAGTATACAGAGAAGCCGCATCTGGTGCTAATGGAGGTAAAACAGGGGGAGGCTGTGGATGCAACTAA
- a CDS encoding thioredoxin family protein produces MKYIILVLFTTSLGFSQNWNTNFEDAKKIAEKKEQKVILVFSGSDWCAPCMKLEKEIWSSQVFKNYAKEHYVLLKADFPRRKKNALHKDIQKQNNQLAERYNKNGYFPLVAVLNKNGDVLGQVGYNKMKPQDYINVLNSF; encoded by the coding sequence ATGAAATATATAATACTGGTGTTATTTACAACGTCCCTTGGTTTTAGTCAAAATTGGAATACAAATTTTGAGGATGCAAAGAAAATTGCAGAAAAAAAAGAACAGAAAGTCATACTTGTTTTTTCTGGATCAGATTGGTGTGCACCTTGTATGAAATTAGAAAAAGAGATTTGGAGCTCTCAGGTATTTAAAAATTATGCTAAAGAACATTATGTATTACTGAAAGCCGATTTTCCAAGACGTAAAAAAAATGCATTACATAAAGACATTCAAAAACAAAACAATCAATTAGCAGAGCGTTACAACAAAAATGGATATTTCCCACTAGTTGCTGTTCTCAATAAAAATGGAGATGTATTAGGTCAGGTAGGATACAATAAAATGAAACCACAAGACTACATTAACGTCCTTAATTCATTTTAA
- a CDS encoding T9SS type A sorting domain-containing protein — MKQFYPKTKIASFKHFTLFAILFLFFQIKTNAQCGPGEDTTAPVFGNAGDGTMANPFKNLLQSTVGSVSSGTYYFNFNGSTFQGVLDNDTDGGGWLMILNYVHLAGDNTDLTVRNTDLPLLGSSTVGDNEAGTVNWGHMGNVLAASIDFEEVHFYGETTGHNRIINFKTSYTNILTYLKTGLGNFAGINNAVNFTALPGHTANIPTQAINVFSSQGDNALTEFPFWRSGQFHWGIRGGGSRWEVDDNAVNTQSTIHRVWVRGDLSPLATPTLSTTLDNTGNVSVSPTDFGFTLTDNCSAEANINLSLSQTGFTCADVGDNIIQFTATDEQNNSVTIDVTVTIVESPPIINTPPPAPFLNIELDSNGEVTLDLATLNTTVTDDCGIASTTISKTEFNCSDTGFNTVNISATDVNGNVTNASVFFNLVDPVPPVIQCVPPFSVELDETGSVTLDPNSLLESFTDNCSSGGVTLDKSVFTCADIGDNLVTLTAVDSGGNEATCTTTVTVTVPSCPGNLTLQAETDACGVTYNYPCANNITAGPTSGTFLPVGSTTTFTYDTLDNTGATVSCNYDVTVVDEEGPTFITQDQTLVLDAAGTASLTANDLLGPDPLASGYTLDTTVTIDRVDISSTGTEVTLEDDEVSAALPIGFNFGFYGNFYTEFYISSNGFITFSDEGDDGCCGWDALPNTSTPNNLIAFDMTDMNPEEGGIIRYTTIGTAPNRIAIIDFDEVHYYDTTPDGTTTQIKLFESTNRIEIHGTSTFDSGNDKIQGIENIDGTAAIIVPGRNAAQWSTTNDVVTFIPVPGILDVCGVDTLVASQTDFDCTHLGVNIVTLTATDVNGNVSMKNATVTITTTDTTVPVITLTGDNPQEIIQGDSYVELGATTDDGSTVVINDMAVNTNQLGSYSVTYNASDSSCNDAVEVIRTVNVVNSLSLEDSIFARGISVYPNPANEIITIQSEQRTMDQIKIVDISGRVLKKTTNEVGAIHQIDLSNISKGVYFLQITSEGKEAVKRIIKE; from the coding sequence ATGAAACAATTTTACCCTAAAACTAAAATAGCTAGTTTTAAACATTTTACTCTATTTGCAATCTTATTTTTATTTTTTCAAATTAAAACCAATGCCCAATGTGGTCCAGGAGAAGATACTACAGCACCAGTATTTGGAAACGCTGGAGATGGAACCATGGCAAATCCATTTAAAAACTTATTGCAATCTACAGTAGGAAGTGTGTCTAGTGGTACATACTATTTTAATTTTAATGGCAGCACTTTTCAAGGTGTTTTAGACAATGATACCGATGGCGGTGGCTGGCTCATGATACTCAACTATGTACATTTAGCTGGAGATAATACGGATCTTACAGTGCGAAATACAGATCTTCCATTATTGGGGTCTTCAACTGTTGGAGACAATGAAGCTGGTACTGTCAATTGGGGGCATATGGGTAATGTGCTTGCAGCGTCAATCGATTTTGAAGAAGTGCATTTTTATGGAGAAACTACAGGGCACAACCGTATTATTAACTTTAAAACGTCTTACACTAATATATTAACTTACCTTAAAACAGGTCTAGGCAACTTCGCAGGCATTAATAATGCTGTTAATTTTACGGCGTTGCCAGGGCATACCGCAAATATTCCTACTCAAGCTATAAATGTATTTTCAAGTCAAGGCGATAATGCCTTAACAGAGTTTCCATTTTGGCGTAGCGGGCAATTTCATTGGGGAATTCGTGGAGGAGGAAGTCGCTGGGAAGTTGACGATAATGCAGTAAATACACAAAGTACGATTCATCGTGTTTGGGTTCGTGGTGATCTCTCGCCATTAGCAACACCAACACTAAGTACCACTTTAGATAACACAGGAAATGTAAGCGTGAGTCCAACAGATTTTGGATTTACACTTACAGATAATTGTAGTGCTGAAGCGAATATAAACTTAAGTCTAAGTCAAACAGGTTTTACCTGTGCAGATGTAGGAGATAATATTATACAATTCACAGCTACCGATGAGCAAAATAATAGTGTAACAATAGATGTTACTGTAACTATTGTAGAATCTCCACCAATAATTAATACACCTCCACCAGCACCTTTTCTCAATATAGAATTAGATAGTAATGGAGAGGTAACATTAGACTTAGCAACATTAAATACTACCGTTACAGACGACTGTGGTATAGCTAGTACGACTATTAGTAAAACTGAATTTAACTGTAGTGATACTGGATTTAATACGGTAAACATTTCTGCAACAGATGTAAATGGAAATGTAACAAATGCTAGTGTGTTTTTTAATCTTGTAGATCCAGTACCGCCAGTAATACAATGCGTACCACCTTTTTCTGTAGAATTAGATGAAACAGGTAGTGTAACGTTAGATCCAAATAGTCTATTAGAGAGTTTCACAGATAACTGCTCATCAGGAGGTGTTACTTTAGATAAATCTGTATTTACTTGTGCGGATATTGGAGATAATCTAGTGACATTAACTGCTGTAGATAGTGGTGGTAATGAAGCGACATGTACTACCACAGTTACGGTAACCGTGCCATCATGTCCAGGAAATTTAACTTTACAAGCGGAAACAGATGCCTGTGGTGTGACTTATAACTATCCTTGTGCAAATAATATTACTGCTGGTCCAACAAGCGGAACCTTTTTGCCAGTAGGATCTACAACGACATTTACTTATGATACCTTAGACAATACAGGTGCTACTGTGTCTTGTAATTATGATGTGACTGTGGTAGATGAAGAAGGACCCACTTTCATCACTCAGGATCAGACCTTGGTTTTGGATGCGGCAGGTACAGCCTCATTAACAGCTAATGATCTCTTAGGTCCAGACCCGTTAGCTAGTGGTTATACTCTAGATACAACAGTAACTATAGATAGAGTTGACATTAGTAGCACTGGAACCGAAGTAACATTGGAAGATGATGAGGTATCCGCAGCTTTACCTATTGGGTTTAATTTTGGATTCTATGGTAACTTTTATACGGAGTTTTACATTTCTTCTAACGGATTTATTACTTTTTCAGATGAAGGAGATGATGGGTGTTGTGGTTGGGATGCACTTCCTAATACCTCTACCCCTAACAATTTAATTGCTTTTGATATGACAGATATGAATCCTGAGGAAGGTGGTATTATAAGATATACCACTATAGGAACAGCTCCTAATCGAATTGCGATTATTGATTTTGATGAGGTACACTACTATGACACAACTCCTGATGGAACCACAACCCAGATTAAACTATTTGAAAGTACTAATCGTATAGAAATTCATGGTACAAGTACTTTTGATTCGGGAAATGATAAAATACAAGGAATAGAAAACATAGATGGTACTGCCGCAATTATTGTTCCAGGTCGTAATGCTGCACAATGGTCAACTACCAACGATGTGGTTACTTTTATACCTGTGCCAGGAATATTAGATGTATGTGGTGTAGATACACTAGTAGCTTCTCAAACAGATTTTGATTGCACGCATTTAGGAGTAAATATTGTAACACTTACTGCAACAGACGTTAATGGTAATGTTTCCATGAAAAATGCAACAGTTACGATTACTACCACAGATACTACAGTACCAGTGATTACCTTGACAGGAGATAATCCTCAAGAAATCATACAAGGAGATTCATATGTAGAATTAGGAGCAACAACCGATGATGGTTCTACAGTGGTGATTAATGATATGGCCGTAAATACAAATCAATTGGGAAGTTATAGTGTAACTTATAATGCTAGCGACTCATCTTGTAATGATGCTGTAGAGGTGATTAGAACAGTTAATGTAGTGAATTCATTAAGTTTAGAAGACTCTATATTCGCTAGAGGTATTAGCGTATATCCTAATCCTGCTAATGAAATAATTACCATTCAGTCTGAACAAAGGACAATGGATCAAATCAAAATTGTAGATATAAGTGGTCGTGTGCTTAAAAAGACAACTAATGAAGTAGGGGCTATCCATCAAATAGATCTATCTAATATCTCTAAAGGTGTTTATTTTTTACAAATAACTTCTGAAGGTAAAGAAGCTGTGAAACGAATTATAAAAGAATAA
- a CDS encoding FAD:protein FMN transferase — protein sequence MLKRFCIIIFLSFNLATAQITCKRAVLLMGSGFDITVVADTEKEANAYIDIAIQEISRIERLISSWDTNSQTSLINNNAGIKPVKVDKELFELIQRAIKISKLTDGAFDISYASMDRIWKFDGSMKTMPTKKAIAQSVAKVGYRHIILNNEAQTVFLKLKGMKIGFGAIGKGYAADKAKALLKQKGVKAGIINASGDLNSWGRQTNRDDWKVAIKNPLNKNKVFALLPIHEKAVVTSGNYEKQVTFNGKTYTHIIDPRTGYPSSGIVSVSVLAPSAELADALATSIFVMGKDVGLNRINQMQSIECIIVDDKGKVYYSNNIKN from the coding sequence ATGCTAAAACGATTTTGCATAATCATATTTTTAAGTTTTAATTTGGCCACTGCCCAGATAACCTGTAAACGAGCCGTTCTATTAATGGGCAGTGGATTTGACATTACGGTGGTAGCAGATACCGAAAAAGAGGCCAATGCGTATATAGATATTGCGATACAAGAAATTTCAAGGATAGAACGTCTAATCTCGTCCTGGGACACAAATTCTCAAACCTCTTTAATTAATAACAATGCCGGAATTAAACCAGTTAAAGTTGATAAGGAATTATTCGAGCTTATTCAACGTGCTATAAAGATTTCTAAACTCACAGATGGGGCTTTTGACATTAGCTATGCTTCTATGGATAGAATATGGAAGTTTGATGGTAGTATGAAAACCATGCCAACAAAAAAAGCGATAGCACAATCGGTAGCCAAAGTAGGGTACAGGCATATCATTTTAAATAATGAAGCGCAAACCGTATTTCTAAAGCTAAAAGGAATGAAAATTGGTTTTGGAGCCATTGGTAAAGGTTATGCTGCCGATAAGGCGAAGGCGTTATTAAAACAAAAAGGTGTTAAGGCTGGAATCATTAACGCTTCCGGAGATTTAAATTCATGGGGAAGACAAACAAATAGAGACGATTGGAAGGTTGCTATAAAAAACCCCTTGAATAAAAATAAAGTATTCGCACTATTACCAATTCACGAAAAAGCAGTTGTTACTTCGGGTAATTACGAGAAGCAAGTGACTTTTAATGGTAAAACATATACACACATTATAGATCCCCGCACTGGTTATCCAAGTAGCGGAATTGTTAGCGTAAGTGTATTAGCTCCCAGTGCAGAACTGGCAGACGCATTAGCAACTTCAATTTTTGTAATGGGAAAAGATGTTGGGCTAAACCGCATCAATCAAATGCAATCTATAGAATGCATTATAGTAGATGATAAAGGGAAAGTCTATTATTCAAATAATATTAAGAATTAA
- a CDS encoding FecR family protein, whose amino-acid sequence MAKNYIHDDTFLGRWIAGELSKDELKAFEQSEAFKQFEIINRESQLLVGPNVDTEAALLIVKQKLQTSSKTSKVKQLWYSIAVAAVLIISLGLYLTSNKTYTTAIGEKQTITLADGSVINLNANSSLSHKRFFWLNNKTVKLTGEAYFKIKKKGPFVVNTSKGDINVLGTEFNVKDRTQFEIKCYEGKIRFTKLNNIDTTKVFTLTKGSQILLDHNTIKEQTFKEDTPDWKTGISKFTDQPLSIVLEELTYLYPITFNINTIDTKRLFSGSFTHNNLENALQTTLIPMGITYQKAKDSHVIILSK is encoded by the coding sequence ATGGCAAAAAATTACATTCACGACGATACTTTTTTAGGAAGATGGATTGCAGGAGAGCTTTCTAAAGATGAGCTTAAAGCATTTGAGCAATCTGAAGCTTTTAAGCAATTTGAAATTATTAACAGGGAGTCACAACTTCTTGTTGGTCCTAATGTTGACACAGAAGCAGCATTACTAATAGTAAAGCAAAAACTGCAAACCAGCTCAAAAACGTCAAAAGTTAAGCAATTGTGGTACTCTATAGCAGTTGCAGCTGTTTTAATAATAAGCTTGGGACTGTACTTAACTTCAAACAAAACGTATACCACAGCTATTGGAGAAAAACAGACCATAACATTGGCCGATGGCTCTGTAATTAACCTAAATGCTAACTCAAGCTTATCTCATAAACGTTTTTTTTGGTTAAATAATAAGACTGTTAAATTAACTGGCGAAGCCTATTTTAAAATTAAAAAGAAAGGTCCCTTTGTTGTAAACACTTCAAAAGGTGATATTAATGTTTTAGGCACAGAATTTAATGTTAAAGACAGAACCCAATTTGAAATAAAATGTTATGAGGGTAAAATACGCTTTACAAAACTAAATAATATAGATACTACCAAGGTTTTTACACTAACTAAAGGTTCGCAAATTCTTTTAGATCATAATACTATAAAAGAACAAACTTTTAAAGAAGATACACCTGATTGGAAAACTGGTATTTCTAAATTTACAGATCAACCACTTTCTATCGTTCTGGAAGAGTTAACTTATCTTTACCCTATCACTTTCAATATAAACACCATAGATACTAAACGTTTATTTTCGGGTAGTTTTACACATAATAATCTTGAAAATGCATTGCAAACGACTTTAATTCCTATGGGCATAACATATCAAAAAGCAAAAGATAGTCATGTTATTATTTTATCTAAATAA
- a CDS encoding RNA polymerase sigma factor, giving the protein MLEKEPSVCEERNYNKLFRKFYEPATKYIYYKCGDFQQAEDIVQNVFIKLWKLCNTITYSKAKSYIYTACNNLFLNHVAHQKVKLKHQKTLTDNIDYESPDFIIEIDEFREKLKAAINTLSVKEREVFLLSRVEKKTYKEIAEITGLTVKAIERRMSIALRELRDILGKEIKV; this is encoded by the coding sequence ATGTTAGAAAAGGAACCATCTGTTTGTGAGGAACGTAATTACAACAAGCTATTTCGTAAGTTTTACGAACCTGCTACGAAATATATTTATTATAAATGTGGTGATTTTCAGCAAGCAGAAGACATTGTACAAAATGTTTTTATAAAATTGTGGAAACTTTGTAACACGATCACTTACTCTAAAGCCAAATCATATATCTATACCGCTTGTAATAACCTGTTTTTAAATCATGTTGCACACCAAAAAGTAAAACTTAAGCATCAAAAAACGCTCACAGACAACATAGATTATGAAAGTCCGGATTTCATAATTGAAATTGATGAATTTAGAGAAAAGCTTAAAGCCGCTATTAATACATTATCTGTAAAGGAACGTGAGGTATTTTTATTAAGTAGAGTTGAAAAAAAGACTTATAAAGAAATTGCAGAAATTACAGGGTTAACGGTGAAAGCTATTGAACGTAGAATGAGTATAGCGTTAAGGGAGTTAAGAGATATCCTGGGTAAAGAAATTAAAGTGTAA
- a CDS encoding helix-turn-helix transcriptional regulator has product MLKKYIKNTLELIYNPSPNIKEKIEVLKVDEERVTIDIHQIEALIDTKILTQEDWKNFRKQFVKLYPFFFTSLKAKDVLLTKSEERLLALEYLNLSTHEIAGRLGVSDRSVIVSRYRLRKKTKAPKGTPILEYLNLK; this is encoded by the coding sequence ATGCTAAAAAAGTACATAAAAAACACCTTAGAACTCATATACAATCCATCACCAAATATTAAAGAAAAAATAGAAGTATTAAAAGTTGATGAGGAGAGAGTTACTATTGATATACATCAAATAGAGGCGCTCATTGACACAAAAATTTTAACCCAAGAAGATTGGAAAAACTTTAGAAAACAGTTTGTGAAGTTATACCCTTTCTTTTTTACAAGCCTAAAAGCCAAAGATGTTCTATTAACAAAATCTGAAGAACGCCTGTTAGCCCTAGAATACTTAAATCTAAGCACTCATGAGATTGCAGGTAGATTAGGTGTTTCTGATCGCAGTGTTATTGTAAGTCGATATAGATTAAGAAAAAAAACGAAAGCCCCAAAAGGAACCCCAATACTTGAATATTTAAATTTAAAATAA
- a CDS encoding TonB-dependent receptor plug domain-containing protein produces MKYIFTCIAFFFIFIIKAQERQNYNYNNTPLSTIIRDLEDRHKLIFSFANDIIKEKTVTITNKEALSLNALLFILETETNLSFKKVSNSQIIITQSKAFISNRILDEVIISSYVTTGIDRNKDGSIDVTTERLGILPGLVSPDIAQSIQLIPGISTLDESATGIQIRGGSPDQNLILYDGIKLYNTGYFYGMFSLFNPFATQKATIFRSGTSAAYGDRISGIIDITSGDQIPEKNEGGFEIDGVSVNGYVKTPISEKSALYVFARRSYSNIWETPTYTSYADKIFTNFGIAKDINGNILELETDDDFSPETSNNRFSFADISAKAIIKPNSKNSISISGLYTRNRLDFDFDGDGEFVVDSLITKNKGLSINWKHQTNDKQHQEITAYFSQYNSFYQNNELKDETGNGSLDLSEINIRKNDISDIGINLSSITQIKSTHKLTLGYQLSYTDVNVIISKEEPFDNDMESSIQEDYNLKNAVFGEFTFNLKNKGLINTGLRLTHYSSLDKFLLEPRINFEYPLGDQLRFKTAIERRNQPISQLIEFNHTELRLENELWRLSDNEQFPLLTSNQISGGLLYHHKHLNIDIDTYYKKLIGLTTFTSGFSNPLENLEEGKSIIKGLDLLLKYRWNNYKIWTGYTYNDITFQFPNLKDTPFKFPGNNDITHAFRISNTLKLDTWQFSLGWQYRTGKPFTFVNSYEIKIDADGKNAGVVNFGPINNARLPDFHRLDASVLYDFNIESGNKKLKAQVGVSALNIYNRIKPVNLTYRAEVKPLDDGGIPKPGTSGATREERELILEQVIQRFSLGFTPNISFKLFF; encoded by the coding sequence ATGAAGTACATTTTTACCTGTATAGCATTTTTCTTTATTTTTATTATAAAGGCACAAGAAAGGCAAAATTACAACTACAATAATACGCCGCTTTCCACTATTATTAGAGATTTAGAGGATAGACATAAACTTATTTTTTCCTTTGCAAATGATATTATTAAAGAGAAAACGGTTACTATTACAAATAAAGAGGCATTAAGCTTAAATGCCTTATTATTCATCTTAGAAACCGAAACAAATTTAAGTTTTAAGAAGGTTTCTAACTCACAAATAATTATTACGCAATCAAAAGCATTTATAAGTAATCGTATTTTAGATGAAGTCATCATTTCTAGTTATGTAACTACTGGTATTGATAGAAATAAAGATGGCTCTATTGATGTTACAACAGAACGTTTAGGTATTTTACCCGGATTGGTAAGTCCTGATATCGCTCAAAGCATCCAGTTAATTCCTGGTATTTCTACTTTAGACGAGTCCGCAACTGGTATCCAGATTAGAGGCGGTTCTCCAGATCAAAATTTAATTTTATATGATGGTATTAAATTATATAATACAGGATATTTCTATGGGATGTTCTCTCTATTCAATCCTTTTGCTACTCAAAAAGCCACTATTTTTAGATCTGGTACGAGTGCTGCTTATGGTGATCGTATTTCGGGAATTATTGATATTACCAGTGGAGATCAGATTCCTGAAAAAAATGAAGGTGGATTTGAAATTGATGGCGTATCAGTAAATGGATATGTAAAAACTCCTATATCTGAAAAATCAGCTTTATATGTTTTTGCTAGACGGTCTTATTCTAATATTTGGGAAACACCAACTTATACAAGCTATGCTGATAAAATTTTCACAAACTTCGGAATTGCTAAAGATATTAATGGAAATATATTAGAATTAGAAACCGATGATGACTTTAGTCCTGAAACAAGTAATAATAGGTTTTCTTTTGCTGACATTAGTGCTAAAGCAATTATAAAACCTAATTCAAAAAATAGTATTTCTATTAGTGGCTTATATACCAGAAATCGTTTAGATTTTGATTTTGATGGTGATGGAGAATTTGTTGTAGACTCGCTTATAACTAAAAATAAGGGCTTAAGTATTAATTGGAAACATCAAACAAATGATAAACAGCATCAAGAGATTACCGCCTATTTTTCTCAATACAATTCCTTTTATCAAAATAATGAACTAAAAGATGAAACAGGCAATGGTAGTTTAGACTTGTCTGAAATTAACATTCGTAAAAATGATATTTCAGATATAGGTATAAATTTATCTTCAATAACCCAAATTAAGTCGACACATAAACTGACGTTAGGGTATCAACTTTCATATACCGATGTAAATGTGATAATAAGTAAGGAAGAGCCTTTTGACAATGACATGGAAAGCTCAATACAGGAAGACTACAACCTTAAAAACGCAGTATTTGGAGAATTTACCTTTAACTTAAAAAACAAAGGCTTAATAAATACAGGACTTAGATTAACGCATTACAGCTCTTTAGATAAGTTTCTATTGGAGCCCCGTATAAATTTCGAATACCCCTTAGGGGATCAATTAAGGTTTAAAACAGCTATTGAAAGACGAAATCAACCCATTTCTCAATTGATAGAATTTAATCATACTGAACTCCGCTTAGAAAATGAATTATGGCGTCTATCTGATAACGAACAATTTCCTTTGTTAACCAGTAATCAAATTTCTGGTGGATTATTATATCATCATAAACATTTGAATATTGATATTGACACCTATTATAAAAAACTTATTGGTTTAACTACGTTTACCAGTGGCTTTAGTAATCCTTTAGAAAATTTAGAAGAAGGAAAAAGTATCATAAAAGGATTAGATCTTTTGTTAAAATACCGATGGAATAATTATAAAATATGGACTGGGTATACGTACAACGATATTACATTTCAATTTCCTAATTTAAAAGATACGCCTTTTAAGTTCCCAGGTAATAATGATATTACACATGCTTTTAGAATATCTAATACTTTAAAACTTGATACATGGCAATTCTCATTAGGGTGGCAATATAGAACAGGGAAGCCTTTTACCTTCGTTAATAGTTATGAAATTAAAATAGATGCCGATGGTAAGAATGCTGGCGTAGTTAATTTTGGACCTATTAATAATGCTAGACTACCAGATTTTCACAGATTGGATGCTTCTGTATTATATGACTTTAATATTGAATCTGGTAATAAAAAACTAAAAGCACAAGTAGGCGTATCTGCCTTAAATATTTATAATAGAATAAAGCCTGTAAATTTAACTTACAGAGCAGAAGTTAAACCTTTAGACGATGGTGGAATTCCCAAACCAGGAACTTCTGGGGCTACACGCGAAGAGCGTGAGTTAATATTGGAACAGGTTATTCAAAGATTTTCTCTAGGGTTTACTCCAAATATATCATTTAAGCTGTTTTTTTAA